A single window of Archangium gephyra DNA harbors:
- the dacB gene encoding D-alanyl-D-alanine carboxypeptidase/D-alanyl-D-alanine endopeptidase, with the protein MQVHRARTLLAVTVAIFVTLPRAGAAAADDKKRAEREALKASLMQVLQREPLNASRVAVHMMSLDDGSVVFSHNADELLNPASNVKLVTSAAALATLGPEYRYETEFLVEAESDGLKAKTLYVRGKGDPSVTTERLYGIVGELFHTGLREVQDIIVDDSWFDAERTPPGFDQEDSDRAYMAPTGALSLNWNAVGVYLRPGDTLGAKGVVEVEPQSDFFVVENTLTTGNARARRFSVASDAAGAQQKIVVRGQVPLGGAYMSVYKKIDNPPMYFGQTLKHMLNARGVKVKGKVKPGLTPSKAKLVYVAQSETFDLILKRLNKLSSNFVAETLLKTMGAEARGAPGSFAKGIDVVEDFLSREVGIPRGTYVMKNGSGLNDANRFSAAQFDRILRYMYERFPLAPEYLSSLGIAGKDGTLKYRFDGTEAVGRLRAKTGTLENVSALSGYVQAAGGEKFIFSMMVNDYPGRSGPVVRGLDALGAGLASVGSSMGPGRAVAELSGGEQPGSPQAEVLSRVKTYLALGSQRDARNIGFLRTAWRSERDPAVRAVVAESLYQSNPQDYLGVRTLLDSYSAGTDVYGRLRTVARELSVDVPGLGSMVELAANGNAEALSRVIELSSAASGDATSETEMAEGLGAVARTAPEELVLALKGAAAKDREVATTLLARGLVLAGESEHPFWKALKKSLGSTDTKLAEFARSLDGALSRKVAEEKAPKPLVPTQVVSPASAVQVGPGGVERTADTRPGG; encoded by the coding sequence GTGCAGGTCCACCGAGCCAGAACACTCTTGGCCGTGACGGTCGCCATTTTCGTCACGCTTCCGCGTGCAGGCGCCGCCGCAGCGGACGACAAGAAGCGCGCGGAGCGCGAGGCGCTCAAGGCCTCGCTGATGCAGGTGCTGCAGCGCGAGCCCCTCAACGCCAGCCGCGTGGCCGTCCACATGATGAGCCTCGATGACGGCAGCGTGGTGTTCAGCCACAACGCCGACGAGCTGCTCAACCCCGCCTCCAACGTGAAGCTCGTCACCTCGGCGGCGGCCCTCGCCACGCTGGGGCCCGAGTACCGCTACGAGACCGAGTTCCTCGTGGAGGCCGAGTCCGATGGCCTCAAGGCCAAGACGCTCTACGTGCGCGGCAAGGGCGATCCCTCCGTCACCACCGAGCGCCTCTACGGCATCGTGGGCGAGCTCTTCCACACCGGCCTGCGCGAGGTGCAGGACATCATCGTGGATGACTCGTGGTTCGACGCCGAGCGCACGCCGCCCGGCTTCGATCAGGAGGACTCGGACCGGGCCTACATGGCGCCCACCGGTGCGCTGAGCCTCAACTGGAACGCGGTGGGCGTGTACCTGCGCCCCGGCGACACCCTCGGCGCCAAGGGCGTGGTGGAGGTGGAGCCGCAGAGTGACTTCTTCGTGGTGGAGAACACGCTGACCACGGGCAACGCCCGGGCGCGCCGCTTCTCGGTGGCCTCGGACGCCGCGGGGGCGCAGCAGAAGATCGTCGTGCGCGGCCAGGTGCCGCTCGGCGGCGCCTACATGAGCGTGTACAAGAAGATCGACAACCCGCCCATGTACTTCGGCCAGACGCTCAAGCACATGCTGAACGCGCGGGGCGTGAAGGTGAAGGGCAAGGTGAAGCCGGGCCTCACGCCGTCCAAGGCGAAGCTGGTGTACGTGGCCCAGTCGGAGACGTTCGATCTCATCCTCAAGCGCCTCAACAAGCTCTCCAGCAACTTCGTGGCCGAGACGCTCCTCAAGACGATGGGCGCCGAGGCGCGGGGCGCGCCGGGCAGCTTCGCCAAGGGCATCGACGTGGTGGAGGACTTCCTCTCGCGCGAGGTGGGCATTCCGCGCGGCACCTACGTGATGAAGAACGGCAGCGGCCTCAACGACGCCAACCGCTTCTCCGCGGCGCAGTTCGACCGGATCCTCCGCTACATGTACGAGCGCTTCCCGTTGGCGCCCGAGTACCTGTCCTCGCTGGGCATCGCCGGCAAGGACGGCACGCTCAAGTACCGCTTCGACGGCACCGAGGCGGTGGGCCGGCTGCGCGCGAAGACGGGCACGCTGGAGAACGTGTCGGCGCTGAGCGGCTACGTGCAGGCGGCCGGTGGCGAGAAGTTCATCTTCTCCATGATGGTGAATGACTACCCGGGCCGCTCCGGCCCCGTGGTGCGCGGGCTGGACGCGCTGGGCGCGGGCCTGGCCTCGGTGGGCTCCTCCATGGGCCCCGGGCGCGCGGTGGCGGAGCTGTCCGGTGGCGAGCAGCCGGGCAGCCCCCAGGCCGAGGTGCTCAGCCGGGTGAAGACGTACCTGGCGCTGGGCAGCCAGCGGGATGCGCGCAACATCGGCTTCCTGCGCACGGCGTGGCGCAGCGAGCGGGACCCGGCGGTGCGGGCGGTGGTGGCCGAGAGCCTCTACCAGTCCAACCCGCAGGACTACCTCGGGGTGCGCACGCTGCTGGACAGCTACTCGGCGGGCACGGACGTGTATGGCCGGTTGCGCACGGTGGCGCGGGAGCTGTCGGTGGACGTGCCGGGCCTGGGCAGCATGGTGGAGCTGGCGGCCAACGGCAACGCCGAGGCGCTCTCGCGCGTCATCGAACTGTCCTCGGCCGCCTCGGGTGACGCCACGTCCGAGACGGAGATGGCCGAGGGCCTGGGCGCGGTGGCGCGCACGGCGCCCGAGGAGCTGGTGCTGGCGCTCAAGGGCGCGGCGGCGAAGGACCGCGAGGTGGCCACCACGCTGCTGGCGCGCGGGCTGGTGCTGGCGGGCGAGTCGGAGCACCCCTTCTGGAAGGCGCTGAAGAAGAGCCTGGGCTCCACCGACACGAAGCTGGCGGAGTTCGCCCGCTCGCTGGATGGGGCGCTGTCGCGCAAGGTGGCCGAGGAGAAGGCGCCCAAGCCGCTGGTGCCCACGCAGGTGGTGTCTCCGGCCTCCGCCGTCCAGGTGGGCCCCGGCGGCGTCGAGCGCACCGCCGACACCCGTCCGGGCGGGTGA
- a CDS encoding SDR family oxidoreductase, protein MEKVTGTALVTGGNRGLGLEVCRQLGRLGMRVLLTARDIAEGAKATASLHAEGLDVVFEPLDVTSAESLDKLVDRLERQGTRLAALVNNAGLAMEGFDANVAERTVAVNFLGPLHLTERLLPLLEEHGRIVMVSSGVGELEGLSPALRQRFDPPPPKEELVALLQTFVEDVRSGQYAQKGWPGSAYRVSKVGLNALTRLLAEELKPRHLLVNAVCPGWVKTRMGGSHAPRGVEEGADTIVWAATLPPEGPSGGFFRNRRAIPW, encoded by the coding sequence ATGGAGAAGGTGACGGGAACGGCGCTGGTGACGGGGGGCAACCGGGGACTCGGGCTCGAGGTCTGCCGGCAACTGGGACGGCTCGGCATGCGAGTGCTGCTCACGGCCCGGGACATCGCCGAGGGGGCCAAGGCCACCGCGTCCCTGCACGCCGAGGGGCTCGACGTCGTCTTCGAGCCGCTCGACGTCACCTCCGCGGAGAGCCTCGACAAGCTGGTGGACCGGCTCGAGCGCCAGGGCACGCGGCTCGCGGCGCTCGTCAACAACGCGGGCCTCGCCATGGAGGGCTTCGACGCGAACGTCGCCGAGCGGACGGTCGCCGTGAACTTCCTCGGGCCGTTGCACCTCACCGAGCGCCTGTTGCCCCTCCTGGAGGAGCACGGCCGCATCGTCATGGTGTCCAGCGGGGTGGGCGAGCTGGAGGGCCTGTCCCCCGCGCTCCGCCAGCGCTTCGATCCGCCTCCGCCCAAGGAGGAACTGGTCGCGCTGCTCCAGACCTTCGTCGAGGACGTGCGCAGTGGCCAGTACGCGCAGAAGGGCTGGCCGGGCTCGGCCTACCGCGTCTCGAAGGTGGGGCTCAACGCGCTGACGCGCCTGCTCGCCGAGGAGCTGAAGCCGCGTCACCTCCTCGTGAACGCCGTCTGCCCGGGCTGGGTGAAGACGCGCATGGGGGGCTCGCACGCGCCCCGCGGGGTGGAGGAGGGCGCGGACACCATCGTATGGGCTGCAACCCTTCCCCCGGAGGGCCCCTCGGGTGGGTTCTTCCGCAACCGCCGCGCCATTCCCTGGTAG
- a CDS encoding single-stranded DNA-binding protein gives MAGGVNKVILIGNLGADPEVRFTPGGQAVANFRIATSDTWTDKNGQKQERTEWHRIVVWGKLAELCGEYLKKGRQCYVEGRLQTREWTDKENRKNYTTEVVANAVTFLGGRDGAGAGAGGGGGGGGRAGGYSQQRGGGQQQGGYDDYGPPPMGMDEGGGGGGNGGGDDDIPF, from the coding sequence ATGGCTGGAGGAGTCAACAAGGTCATCCTCATCGGCAACCTCGGCGCGGACCCGGAGGTACGTTTCACCCCGGGCGGCCAGGCAGTCGCCAACTTCCGCATCGCGACCAGCGACACCTGGACGGACAAGAACGGCCAGAAGCAGGAGCGCACGGAGTGGCACCGCATCGTGGTGTGGGGGAAGCTCGCGGAGCTCTGCGGCGAGTACCTGAAGAAGGGCCGTCAGTGCTACGTCGAGGGCCGCCTGCAGACGCGGGAGTGGACCGACAAGGAGAATCGGAAGAACTACACCACCGAGGTGGTGGCCAACGCGGTGACCTTCCTCGGCGGCCGTGATGGCGCCGGAGCGGGCGCGGGCGGTGGCGGCGGTGGTGGTGGCCGCGCGGGTGGCTACTCGCAGCAGCGGGGCGGTGGCCAGCAGCAGGGCGGGTACGACGACTACGGTCCGCCCCCCATGGGCATGGACGAGGGTGGCGGCGGTGGCGGCAACGGTGGCGGGGACGACGACATCCCGTTCTAG